The nucleotide sequence CTCACCCGGGCCGTTCCCGCTTACCAGATCTTCTTCCAGGCACCGGGGACCTTCGTGTTGGAGCAGTTGTTTGCCGGTGATACCAGGCGCTGGCTCACGGACACGGCTCCCTTGATGAAGCCACCGGACACCGCAACCGCGTCGGCACCGCCGATGGACAAAACCGTTCCGCTTGTGTCGTTTTTCCTTCTCGGACTGGGACTTTATCCATTCTTACACCATCGACCAGGGGTGTGAAAGCATGAAAATCAAACGGATGATCGGGATGCTGGCGGCGACCGCCGCCCTCAGTCTTGCTCTCGCGGGCTGCGGGAAACAAGCCGCCCAACCGGCGGCCATCGACCCCGCCGTGGACAAGTGTGCCGTTTGCCACATGACAGTCAAAGATGATCATTTTGCCACGGAGATCATTCTCGCCGATGGCCAGGCGCTTAAATTTGACGACCTCGGCTGCATGAACAAGTGGACCCAGCAAAATGGCACTTCTCAGGTTGCCCAGCGATTTGTCCGGGATTACAACAGCAGTCAATGGCTCAAATTCGAAGACGCCACTTATGTCTACGACCCGAATATCGTGACTCCCATGGCCTATAATGTCGTTTCCTTCCAGAATAAGGCCGATGCGGAAAACTTCCTGAAACAGTACCCGGGGGGAAAGCTGTTTGCGGCGGATCAGTTGGGGAGCCATAACTGGGCCCGCAATATGGAAATGATGAAAAAAATGAAAGAACAGATGAACATGAACAGCGGCAGCATGAGCGGCGGCAGCATGAACGGAGGTAATATGAGCGGCGCGGAAATGGGGCACTGAGCCAAGTGAGCGCTGCCTGGATCATTGCCAAGCGGGAAATGAAGCTGGGGTACCGGAATCCCTGGGCATACTCGTTTCTCGCTCTGTTCAGCGTGTTTAGCCTGGCTCTGGTTTTGATTCAGTCGAACCGGGCGGCCGGGCTACCGGCGTATACTCATGCCACGGCGACGATGATGAACCTGATCCTCTATCTGCTGCCGATGATGACGCTGCTCTTGGGTGCTTTTTCCGTGACGGCCGAAAAGGAGGACGGCACCCGGGATCTGCTTTCGACTTATACCCTGTCTTCCTGGGCGTACATGGCGGGGAAATTTGTAGGTTTGGTTGTCGTTTTGGCGTCGATACTGGCTGTGGGGTTCGGGCTGTTCGGTCTGGTCGGGGCCTGGGTGGGGCAGGGGGTGACCCTGGCGGATCTGGCTCTGTTCTCGGGTTTTTCAGCGGCCATCCTGTTGTTGTACCTCGGGATTGCCCTCCTGATCGGGGCGCTTGCGGCCAATCGCTGGCAGGCGCTGACCATGGGGGTCGGGGTGTGGTTTGTGACGGTGCTCGCCTGGCCGACCCTTCTCATTGCCTCTTTAAATCTCATGCCCCACAGCGCCGTAAAACCGATGTTGACCCTTCTCACGTTCTGTAATCCTGCCGAATTGGTCCGTCTGTTCACCGTCATCCAGCTCGGGGCCGGATCGATCCTCGGTCCGGCCTATGTCCAGATGGTGGAAGGGGCGTCGGGGCCTTGGGGACCGGTGGTGATGGCGGGATTCGGACTGCTGTGGTTGGCGGTTTTTCAAACACTCGCTGTGTGGGTCTGGGAGAGGGGGCGACGCCGTGGGTGAGATGGGCCTGGAGTGGGAAAATATCTCAAAAACGATCCGCGGCAATAGGGTGGTCCACCCTTTCAGCTTTCGGCTACCTCCCGGACGGGTGTTGGCCCTTGCGGGCGGCAACGGGGCTGGCAAAAGTACGATCCTGCGGATGACGGTGGGCCTCCTGCGGCCGACGAGCGGGGTCATTCGAGTCAATGGGATTGAAACGGGTCGACGGATCCGGGATTATGTCGAACAGATCGGCTACATGCCGGATAATTTTTCCTTCTCCCCGGGTTTGACCGCCTGGGAGACGATTACTTTTTTCGCGGGGCTCAAAGGCCTGGATCAGCAAAGAGCCAGGGATGTTTTGGAAATCGTAGGACTTGGGGCGGAGCGGGACAAGCGGGTTGGCCACTTTTCTAAGGGCATGCAGCAGCGACTGCTCTTCGCCCAAGCGATCCTGGCGGACCCTCCCCTCTTGGTGCTGGACGAACCGACCAACGGACTGGATCCGTACTGGGTGGATATCCTGGCAGAGCTCCTCGTCGGGGTCAAAAGGAGCGGGAGGTCTGTGGTGTTCTCGACGCACCAGCTCGATGTGGCCGAACAGGTGGCGGATGAGGTGATTTTTCTGAATCGGGGACGGGTGATTAGTTCGGACGCGGTGGAATCTTTCCGCACCCGATACGGGGCCGGCGGTTTGATGGCCGCCTTTGCCGAATTGATTCGGAAAGAAACGGGCACCCGGGCGGCTTCGGAAGGGAGGGGACCACGGCGCGGCGGTTCGGGGTGACGAACTGTTCGTAGCAATGAGGAGAGAATAAAGGGAGGGCCTCCGGTGGACGGGACGGCCCTCAACCTTTATCCGGAGGGATTAATCGGCTGCTTCGGCAGCGCCGGCGCTGCCGGTGGCCGCATTGGGGCCCCCGTCTGCCTCACTTTTTTTCGGATACGGTTGTCCCGGATGAGTCGCTGCCCACAGGACTTCATCCAATTTCTTGGGCGAGGCCACGTCTTCCTGGCTCCAGTCCATCTGTTCGGACACCATGGCCATGGGGGCATTTTGGCCGTTGCGGGCGTCGAGGGGATAGGTCGGGGGCACGGCGTCGTAGGGCGCAAAATCCGGATGGGTGGTGAAGGCGTTGATCATCGGCAGGGCCGCGGCGTCGTACTGGGTCATCGGCTTCATGCCGAGAATCAGTTCGATGGTCTTCAACATGGAGGCCGTATCGTAAAAAGTGCTGTCCACGGCGCCGCCCCGTTGGGTGTACGGGCTGATCACCAGCGCTTCGGTCCGATGGGCGTCCACGTGGTCCAAGCCGTCCTGGGAATCGTCCTCGATCACGAAAATGGCCGTGTTTTTCCAATAGGGAGAATGGCTCACCGCATCGACGAGTTTTCCGAGGGCGTAGTCATTCTGGGCCACATAGGCCTGGGGTGTGAGGGCTCCGGGTTTGGTGCCCATGGTGTGGTCGTTGGGCAATCGAACGATCTCGAACTGAGGAAGATTTCCGTTTTTCACGTATTGTTGAAATTCCTCATTCCACCGGTCGAAGCGGGTCAGGTCGGAGATGTTCAAATCCCAACCGGGATAATCGGGATCATAGTTTTGCCCGATGCTGGGGTCGGTGGGAGCCCATTTGCCTGTCTTGGGGTCTTTCTCCACGAACTCCCCATAGTCCCGGAACGACACCCCCGACTTCGTTGCGTCATTCCAGATGAATCCATTTTGTGGGTAGGTCGCGGGGTTTGTGCCCTCGAAATCATATCCCCGGTTCCGGCCGCTGTAATTGGCCAGCCAGTTTTTCTCGACGTAGTCATTGGCTTCGGCGGCGGTGGACCAGTTGTGCCCGTCTGCGCTGACCTCGGCGTCGGTGTAGGTGTTGTCGAGGAGCACGAACTGGTTGGCCAACTTGTGAAGGTTCGGGGTGATGTCCTCGCCGAATTCGGTCAGGGACGGGTCACTGTTGCCTTTGCCCATGTCGCCGAACACCTGGTCGTAGGTGCGATTTTCTTTGATGACGTAGATCACGTGCTTGATCGGGGAATCCTGGCCGAGGAATCGGGGGATGGGAAACCGGTCCGTCGAGCCGTTACCAGGGCGCCCGCCGGACTCAGGCCCAGAGGCGGGTTGATTGTTGCGCTTCACTTGCTCGGTGTAACGCCGGAGTTCGCCTGGGTTCGGGGCGTCAATGATGGAAAGAGTGCCGCTTATCATATTCCCGATGTACTGCCCTTGAGTGTTGGGTCCGGCCCCGAGACCTTTGGCGTTAAGGACCAGGATCTGGTTTCCTCTGTCGGCTGTGTATACTCCAGTGGGGTACCAACCGGTGGGGATAAGACCTTTGACATCAGCCCGGGCGGTGGGGGACCCATTGCCGAGATCGACGACGGCGATGTCGTTGTTTCCGGCATTGGCCACGTAGAGGGTGCGGCCATCCGGGCTCACGGTGAGGGCATCCGGTTGGCTTCCGGGCAGGGCGCCGCGATAGGGAGCGAGGGAAATGGTCTGAACGACCTTTTGCCGGGAGGGGTCGATCACCGAGAGGGTATCGCTGTCGGAGTTGGCCACATAGATCGCGCCGGTGCGGGGGTTCAGGGCCAGGGCATTCGGGTGGAGGCCGACCTCGATGGTGGCCCGGGTCTGTAAGGTGTCCGGATCCAGAGCGGTCACCGTGTCTTCGCCCCAGTTGGTGACGTAAAGGGTTTTTCCGTCTTGGGAGAGCAGAGCGGTGTACGGGTATTGGCCGACATTCCCCTGGGCCACCACCTTGCCCGTGGAGGTGTCGATTTTGACCACGGTATTATACAGGTTATTGACGACATACAAGAAGCCGCCGTCTGGGGAAACGGTCAGTCCAGCGGGATAGGCATTTCCCTTTTGGTTACTGGCCTTAGGCCCCGGGGTTAGACCGATGAGCGCAATGGGGGATTGCTCGGACAATTGGCCGTCGCGAAACTGGAACACGCGGATCTTGTTGTTACCGCCTGCCGAGGCGTACAGCGTCTTTCCGTCCGGGCTGAAAGCCACGCCGAGATAAAGGGCTTCCGGAGACTTGTAGGGTATGGTCTGAATGACCTTTTGCTGTGCGAGGTCGATGACTTGAAGGGACTGGGTGCCTTGCCCGTCGTTCGAGACCACCAGGTATCGGCCGTCTCGGCTGAGGGCGCCCCCCATGGGGAAATCTCCCAGGGTGACCTGCTTCCCAGCGGGGGTCACGACCCAGTCGTAGGAGGTGACCGCGGTGCCATTGGATTG is from Kyrpidia tusciae DSM 2912 and encodes:
- a CDS encoding nitrous oxide reductase accessory protein NosL — translated: MKIKRMIGMLAATAALSLALAGCGKQAAQPAAIDPAVDKCAVCHMTVKDDHFATEIILADGQALKFDDLGCMNKWTQQNGTSQVAQRFVRDYNSSQWLKFEDATYVYDPNIVTPMAYNVVSFQNKADAENFLKQYPGGKLFAADQLGSHNWARNMEMMKKMKEQMNMNSGSMSGGSMNGGNMSGAEMGH
- a CDS encoding ABC transporter permease — protein: MSAAWIIAKREMKLGYRNPWAYSFLALFSVFSLALVLIQSNRAAGLPAYTHATATMMNLILYLLPMMTLLLGAFSVTAEKEDGTRDLLSTYTLSSWAYMAGKFVGLVVVLASILAVGFGLFGLVGAWVGQGVTLADLALFSGFSAAILLLYLGIALLIGALAANRWQALTMGVGVWFVTVLAWPTLLIASLNLMPHSAVKPMLTLLTFCNPAELVRLFTVIQLGAGSILGPAYVQMVEGASGPWGPVVMAGFGLLWLAVFQTLAVWVWERGRRRG
- a CDS encoding ABC transporter ATP-binding protein: MGLEWENISKTIRGNRVVHPFSFRLPPGRVLALAGGNGAGKSTILRMTVGLLRPTSGVIRVNGIETGRRIRDYVEQIGYMPDNFSFSPGLTAWETITFFAGLKGLDQQRARDVLEIVGLGAERDKRVGHFSKGMQQRLLFAQAILADPPLLVLDEPTNGLDPYWVDILAELLVGVKRSGRSVVFSTHQLDVAEQVADEVIFLNRGRVISSDAVESFRTRYGAGGLMAAFAELIRKETGTRAASEGRGPRRGGSG
- a CDS encoding bifunctional YncE family protein/alkaline phosphatase family protein — translated: MKKRRRIARKRWVAGAAMAGLLLGTGLAPGSAWAREAGPQSNGTAVTSYDWVVTPAGKQVTLGDFPMGGALSRDGRYLVVSNDGQGTQSLQVIDLAQQKVIQTIPYKSPEALYLGVAFSPDGKTLYASAGGNNKIRVFQFRDGQLSEQSPIALIGLTPGPKASNQKGNAYPAGLTVSPDGGFLYVVNNLYNTVVKIDTSTGKVVAQGNVGQYPYTALLSQDGKTLYVTNWGEDTVTALDPDTLQTRATIEVGLHPNALALNPRTGAIYVANSDSDTLSVIDPSRQKVVQTISLAPYRGALPGSQPDALTVSPDGRTLYVANAGNNDIAVVDLGNGSPTARADVKGLIPTGWYPTGVYTADRGNQILVLNAKGLGAGPNTQGQYIGNMISGTLSIIDAPNPGELRRYTEQVKRNNQPASGPESGGRPGNGSTDRFPIPRFLGQDSPIKHVIYVIKENRTYDQVFGDMGKGNSDPSLTEFGEDITPNLHKLANQFVLLDNTYTDAEVSADGHNWSTAAEANDYVEKNWLANYSGRNRGYDFEGTNPATYPQNGFIWNDATKSGVSFRDYGEFVEKDPKTGKWAPTDPSIGQNYDPDYPGWDLNISDLTRFDRWNEEFQQYVKNGNLPQFEIVRLPNDHTMGTKPGALTPQAYVAQNDYALGKLVDAVSHSPYWKNTAIFVIEDDSQDGLDHVDAHRTEALVISPYTQRGGAVDSTFYDTASMLKTIELILGMKPMTQYDAAALPMINAFTTHPDFAPYDAVPPTYPLDARNGQNAPMAMVSEQMDWSQEDVASPKKLDEVLWAATHPGQPYPKKSEADGGPNAATGSAGAAEAAD